A region of Candidatus Binatia bacterium DNA encodes the following proteins:
- a CDS encoding acyl-CoA dehydrogenase family protein encodes MNREFFHQDMRQFIDHRVDWARYFKLLRGSEGDVASEVETFKTILQTIGEICEDIEAEAKDHWHEEVRLEDGRVIVPPHIASGYDKLRQAGLVCLILDPKYGGYGLPVLLNSNYLEMVSRADTSLMTIVGLQAGVAGDIQKYGSEEIKQRYLPRFASGELQGCMDLTEPQAGSDLGGITTRATEENGRWFIDGAKIFITNGGSDVHLVLARDAATYDQSKGTTNGLNLLLCPVVLPDGRRNTVRVTRVENKMGIHGSPTCAVEFDHAEAFLLGERGNGFRAMLDLMNQARLGVAAQAIGIAEAAYRQARTYASERVQFGAPIIEQPLVKSMLTLMALDIQSSRALLYRTCAMIDMTAAIEAYLASDRNDPGVDRAALQEELERNTQLIRFFTPLCKYYSTEVSNRVTRAGIQIHGGIGYMAESPAGHYHSDSIITTIYEGTSEIQASFALREMSKGALFTALEQTRADLEHLDDRFPEEAKLVRDGIGAITASLPGLMEDPRYALLNAKRVCDMVIDVVVAAELLFQAEVVPTKYELAASFIRRNMLMVDMHAKRIQSGDVSRLERYNRILGL; translated from the coding sequence ATGAACCGCGAATTCTTCCACCAGGACATGCGCCAGTTCATCGACCACCGGGTCGATTGGGCGCGCTACTTCAAGCTCTTGCGCGGCTCGGAAGGCGACGTCGCCAGCGAGGTCGAGACCTTCAAGACGATCCTCCAGACGATCGGCGAGATCTGCGAGGACATCGAAGCGGAGGCGAAGGACCACTGGCACGAGGAGGTCCGGCTCGAGGACGGCCGCGTCATCGTGCCGCCGCACATCGCGAGCGGCTACGACAAGCTGCGCCAGGCAGGCCTCGTCTGCCTGATCCTCGACCCGAAGTATGGCGGCTACGGACTGCCCGTCCTGCTCAACTCGAATTACCTCGAGATGGTCTCGCGGGCCGACACCAGCCTGATGACGATCGTCGGCCTGCAGGCGGGCGTCGCCGGTGACATCCAGAAGTACGGCAGCGAGGAGATCAAGCAGCGCTACCTGCCGCGGTTCGCGTCCGGCGAGCTGCAGGGCTGCATGGACCTGACCGAGCCCCAGGCGGGCTCGGACCTCGGCGGCATCACGACGCGCGCCACCGAGGAGAACGGCCGCTGGTTCATCGACGGCGCGAAGATCTTCATCACCAACGGCGGCTCGGACGTCCACCTGGTCCTGGCGCGCGACGCCGCGACCTACGACCAGTCGAAGGGCACGACCAACGGCCTCAACCTGCTGCTCTGTCCGGTCGTGCTGCCCGACGGACGGCGCAACACGGTGCGCGTGACGCGCGTCGAGAACAAGATGGGCATCCACGGCTCGCCGACCTGCGCCGTCGAGTTCGACCACGCCGAGGCGTTCCTGCTCGGCGAGCGCGGCAACGGCTTCCGCGCCATGCTCGACCTCATGAACCAGGCGCGGCTCGGCGTCGCCGCGCAGGCGATCGGCATCGCCGAGGCCGCCTACCGTCAAGCGCGCACGTACGCCTCGGAGCGCGTGCAGTTCGGCGCGCCGATCATCGAGCAGCCGCTCGTGAAGTCGATGCTCACGCTGATGGCGCTCGACATCCAGTCGTCGCGCGCCCTGCTCTACCGGACCTGCGCGATGATCGACATGACGGCGGCGATCGAGGCCTACCTCGCGAGCGACCGCAACGATCCGGGCGTCGATCGCGCGGCGCTGCAGGAGGAGCTCGAGCGCAACACGCAGCTGATCCGCTTCTTCACGCCGCTCTGCAAGTACTACAGCACCGAAGTCTCGAACCGCGTGACGCGCGCGGGCATCCAGATCCACGGCGGCATCGGCTACATGGCCGAGTCGCCCGCCGGGCACTACCACTCGGACTCGATCATCACGACGATCTACGAGGGCACGTCCGAGATCCAGGCGAGCTTCGCGCTGCGCGAGATGAGCAAGGGCGCGCTGTTCACCGCGCTCGAGCAGACGCGCGCCGACCTCGAGCACCTCGACGACCGCTTCCCCGAGGAGGCGAAGCTGGTGCGCGACGGCATCGGCGCGATCACGGCGTCGCTGCCCGGCTTGATGGAGGATCCGCGCTACGCGCTGCTCAACGCGAAGCGGGTGTGCGACATGGTGATCGACGTGGTGGTGGCGGCGGAGCTGCTCTTCCAAGCAGAGGTGGTGCCGACCAAGTACGAGCTCGCGGCGTCGTTCATCCGGCGCAACATGCTGATGGTCGACATGCACGCGAAGCGCATCCAGAGCGGCGACGTGTCGCGGCTCGAGCGCTACAACCGGATCCTCGGGCTGTGA
- a CDS encoding VOC family protein, giving the protein MSDVGLTHVALPVADPAASVAFYERYAAMHVVHRRRDPSTGREVVWLADGTRPFVIVLIEVERVEERLEGLAHLGVGCATREDVDRLCDVARAEGRLRMGPIDAGAPVGYFAMLADPDGHTLELSHGQEVGLAAGGA; this is encoded by the coding sequence ATGTCCGACGTCGGCTTGACGCACGTCGCGCTGCCGGTCGCGGACCCGGCGGCGAGCGTCGCGTTCTACGAACGCTATGCGGCGATGCACGTCGTGCACCGGCGGCGCGACCCGTCGACCGGACGCGAGGTGGTGTGGCTCGCGGACGGCACGCGCCCGTTCGTGATCGTGCTGATCGAGGTCGAGCGCGTCGAGGAGCGGCTCGAGGGGCTCGCGCACCTGGGCGTCGGCTGCGCGACCCGCGAGGACGTCGACCGCCTGTGCGACGTCGCCCGCGCCGAAGGGCGCCTGCGCATGGGGCCGATCGACGCCGGAGCGCCGGTCGGCTACTTCGCGATGCTCGCCGACCCCGACGGCCACACGCTCGAGCTGTCGCACGGCCAGGAGGTCGGCCTCGCCGCCGGCGGAGCTTGA
- a CDS encoding thioredoxin domain-containing protein — translation MSVRRSIALLGLLLVPGVVLPGATSAADQDTLIKYYRKKNNVPPSETVTVKDVKDSPIKGAKQGVLEIGTPPRARQVPFTASSDFRYVIFAEVDDVTVDPAKAVMDKVSLKNEVCRGPKDAKVTIIEYSDFQCPFCAKGYNTIENEVLTEYKDKVRFCYKHLPLPFHPWAEPSAIAMECMKQQNPDAAWAVYRGFFEKQKEVTPANVKEKALEFAANDKIDKAKFEECFDKKETLDKVKADKAEATSLGLTGTPSFVINGRMVKGAQPAANFKAIIDDELASAK, via the coding sequence ATGTCAGTACGCCGTTCCATTGCGTTGCTTGGTCTGCTGCTCGTTCCGGGGGTCGTGCTGCCCGGTGCGACGTCCGCCGCAGACCAGGATACGCTGATCAAGTACTACCGCAAAAAGAACAACGTCCCGCCGAGCGAGACCGTCACGGTGAAGGACGTCAAGGACTCGCCGATCAAGGGCGCGAAGCAGGGCGTCCTCGAGATCGGCACGCCGCCGCGCGCGCGCCAGGTGCCGTTCACCGCGTCGTCCGACTTCCGCTACGTGATCTTCGCCGAGGTCGACGACGTCACCGTCGATCCCGCGAAGGCGGTGATGGACAAGGTGTCGCTGAAGAACGAGGTCTGTCGCGGTCCGAAGGACGCGAAGGTGACCATCATCGAGTACTCGGACTTCCAGTGCCCGTTCTGCGCCAAGGGCTACAACACGATCGAGAACGAGGTGCTGACCGAGTACAAGGACAAGGTCCGCTTCTGCTACAAGCACCTGCCGCTGCCGTTCCATCCGTGGGCCGAGCCGAGCGCCATCGCGATGGAGTGCATGAAGCAGCAGAACCCCGACGCGGCCTGGGCGGTCTACCGCGGCTTCTTCGAGAAGCAGAAGGAAGTGACGCCGGCGAACGTCAAGGAGAAGGCGCTCGAGTTCGCGGCCAACGACAAGATCGACAAGGCCAAGTTCGAGGAGTGCTTCGACAAGAAGGAGACCCTCGACAAGGTCAAGGCGGACAAGGCCGAGGCGACCTCGCTCGGTCTGACCGGTACGCCGTCGTTCGTGATCAACGGCCGCATGGTGAAGGGCGCCCAGCCGGCGGCGAACTTCAAGGCCATCATCGACGACGAGCTCGCGTCGGCGAAGTGA
- a CDS encoding FIST N-terminal domain-containing protein, with protein sequence MRWCSTASEQPRLEDAAREAAATLRAQLDGARPDLVIAFPSDQYRADHRELSAILADELGGGLLLGCSAHSVIGGGREIEHGPALSLTAASLPDVSLTPFHVDLDALPEPDAPPEAWRRVCGVDAGVEPHFLLLADPFSFDVERLIRGLDAAFPSSKKIGGVASGGRTPGDNALLLGDRVHRSGLVGVAMAGNLELDTIVAQGCRPIGVPMFVTRCRDNVLQELDGRPALEVLQDLYESLPPADQELCRGSLFLGIEMKQAQGEYQQGDFLIRNLLGSDREEGTLIVGALLRPLQVVQFHLRDALTSAEDIERRLARYEAERGTEAVRGAVLFSCLGRGVHLYGRPNHDSDVLRRHLGDVALGGFFCNGEIGPVQGTTFLHGYTSALGIFRSRG encoded by the coding sequence ATGCGCTGGTGCTCGACGGCGTCGGAGCAGCCCCGGCTCGAGGACGCGGCGCGCGAGGCCGCCGCGACGCTGCGCGCGCAGCTCGACGGCGCGCGTCCGGACCTGGTGATCGCGTTCCCCTCGGACCAGTACCGCGCCGATCACCGCGAGCTCTCCGCGATCCTCGCCGACGAGCTCGGCGGCGGTCTGCTGCTCGGCTGCTCGGCGCACAGCGTGATCGGCGGCGGGCGCGAGATCGAGCACGGCCCGGCGCTGTCGCTCACCGCGGCGTCGTTGCCAGACGTGAGCTTGACGCCGTTCCACGTCGACCTCGACGCGCTGCCCGAGCCCGACGCGCCGCCCGAAGCCTGGCGGCGCGTGTGCGGCGTCGACGCCGGCGTCGAGCCGCACTTCCTGCTGCTCGCCGACCCGTTCTCCTTCGACGTCGAGCGGCTGATCCGCGGGCTCGACGCGGCCTTTCCATCCAGCAAGAAGATCGGCGGCGTCGCGAGCGGCGGCCGCACGCCGGGCGACAACGCGCTGCTGCTCGGCGACCGCGTGCACCGCTCGGGTCTGGTCGGCGTGGCGATGGCCGGCAACCTCGAGCTCGACACCATCGTCGCCCAGGGCTGCCGTCCGATCGGCGTGCCGATGTTCGTCACGCGCTGCCGCGACAACGTCCTGCAGGAGCTCGACGGACGCCCCGCGCTCGAGGTGCTGCAGGACCTCTACGAGAGCCTGCCGCCGGCGGATCAGGAGCTGTGCCGCGGCTCGCTGTTCCTCGGCATCGAGATGAAGCAGGCGCAGGGCGAGTACCAGCAGGGCGACTTCCTGATCCGCAACCTGCTCGGCTCGGACCGCGAGGAGGGCACGCTGATCGTCGGCGCGCTGCTGCGGCCGCTGCAGGTCGTGCAGTTCCACCTGCGCGACGCGCTGACCTCGGCCGAGGACATCGAGCGCCGGCTCGCGCGCTACGAGGCGGAGCGCGGCACCGAGGCGGTGCGTGGCGCGGTCCTGTTCTCGTGCCTCGGGCGCGGCGTGCACCTCTACGGACGTCCGAACCACGACAGCGACGTCCTGCGCCGCCACCTGGGCGACGTCGCGCTGGGCGGCTTCTTCTGCAACGGCGAGATCGGTCCGGTGCAGGGGACGACGTTCCTGCACGGCTACACGAGCGCGCTCGGCATCTTCCGCTCGCGCGGCTGA
- the ltaE gene encoding low-specificity L-threonine aldolase yields MKTIDLRSDTVTRPTQAMRAAMAAAEVGDDVYGEDPTVNALQEEAARLTGKEAALFVPSGTMANQAALRALTRHGDLVLATEGAHLERFESGAAAAISGVQVKTVGRDGTLDPDDVRRALTPRDHHFAPLTLVALENTHNTAGGRVFPLDLLRSVIDVAREHGLKLHLDGARLFNAAVASGVPVAEWARGFDTVTFCLSKGLGAPVGSVVCGSAEVIERVHRVRKMLGGGMRQAGILAAAGLYALRHHVERLAEDHANARRLAEGLAELGLTVDPFPETNIVLFGAPKAKFGLALRSRGVLVNEVGPRRYRAVTHLDVSADDVEDALARIRDALDAAA; encoded by the coding sequence ATGAAGACCATCGATCTGCGCAGCGACACCGTCACCCGTCCGACGCAGGCCATGCGCGCCGCGATGGCGGCGGCGGAGGTCGGCGACGACGTCTACGGCGAGGACCCGACGGTCAACGCGCTGCAGGAAGAAGCCGCGCGTCTGACCGGCAAGGAGGCCGCGCTCTTCGTGCCGAGCGGCACGATGGCGAACCAGGCGGCGCTGCGCGCGCTCACGCGGCACGGCGACCTCGTGCTCGCGACCGAGGGCGCGCACCTCGAGCGCTTCGAGTCCGGCGCCGCGGCGGCGATCTCGGGCGTGCAGGTGAAGACCGTCGGGCGCGACGGCACGCTCGACCCCGACGACGTCCGACGCGCGCTCACGCCGCGCGACCACCACTTCGCGCCGCTCACGCTGGTCGCGCTCGAGAACACGCACAACACGGCGGGCGGACGCGTCTTCCCGCTCGACCTGCTGCGCAGCGTGATCGACGTCGCGCGCGAGCACGGGCTCAAGCTGCACCTCGACGGCGCGCGGCTCTTCAACGCCGCGGTCGCGAGCGGCGTGCCGGTCGCGGAGTGGGCGCGCGGCTTCGACACCGTGACCTTCTGCCTGTCGAAGGGGCTCGGCGCGCCGGTCGGGTCGGTGGTGTGCGGCTCGGCCGAGGTCATCGAGCGCGTGCACCGCGTCCGCAAGATGCTCGGCGGCGGCATGCGCCAGGCGGGCATCCTCGCCGCCGCGGGGCTGTATGCGCTCCGTCACCACGTCGAGCGGCTCGCCGAGGACCACGCCAACGCGCGGCGCCTCGCCGAGGGTCTCGCCGAGCTGGGTCTCACCGTCGACCCGTTCCCGGAGACCAACATCGTGCTGTTCGGCGCACCGAAGGCCAAGTTTGGCCTTGCGCTGCGCTCGCGCGGCGTCCTGGTCAACGAGGTCGGTCCGCGTCGCTACCGCGCGGTGACCCACCTCGACGTGTCGGCGGACGACGTCGAGGACGCCTTGGCGCGGATCCGGGACGCGCTCGACGCCGCGGCCTGA
- a CDS encoding S8 family serine peptidase, translated as MRASADPRTSCTTSRARRRLDVARAPLSAGALLVALALLVTGALLPTAVQAGDVGRLMAIARERGTARVLVRLDVPEAAAAAPDASEASRVASRRTAIRASRAKLARDLGSTAWAVAREFDTIPYVALEVTPAALTALTLSGAVVDVEEDRLEKVMLPESVPLIGGDAAWSAGFDGDGWVVAILDTGALRTHPFLAGKIVDEACFSRTGDCPNGQTEQFGPGAGAPCAYAEIACQHGTHVAGIAAGRNAEFAGVARGAGIISIQVFSRFEGRDCDDDIEDPCAKSYTSDTIAALEWLYEMRNTYKIAAANLSLGGGSFSSQATCDMQDGARKAAIDLLRSVGIVTVAASGNEASTSALSAPGCISSAVSVGAVNKGDQIAGFSNSASFLTLLAPGTSIWSSVPPDGFEFVSGTSESTPHVAGAFAILNQRLGRGDVDLVLSILQQTGVPIRDPRNGVVKPRIDILAALEALPIGNPSGLQITPDQARTLISKDVGNERWAISYNPEDQTITGNVFDASGGPPKFVWCERTGDDGNPDPYDVQIDFACSGADACTGSSCPVDDWTFIGEVPLPGSFLLPPRGQVASTGGAAPGPGGTSGGSGRPSGLQITPDRRRTLISKDVGSERWAITLNPDQTVTGNVFQANGAEPSFVWCERTGDDGNPDPARVIISFSCFGADRCQQQSCSPDEWTFIGDVELPGSFFLPG; from the coding sequence ATGAGAGCGAGCGCTGACCCACGGACGAGCTGCACGACCTCGCGCGCGAGGCGGCGGCTGGATGTCGCCCGCGCGCCGCTCTCGGCCGGTGCGCTGCTCGTCGCTCTCGCGCTGCTCGTGACCGGGGCGCTGCTGCCGACCGCCGTCCAGGCCGGCGACGTCGGACGCCTGATGGCGATCGCCCGCGAGCGCGGCACCGCGCGCGTGCTGGTCCGGCTCGACGTCCCGGAGGCGGCCGCGGCGGCGCCCGATGCCTCCGAGGCCTCTCGGGTCGCGTCGCGGCGCACGGCGATCCGCGCGTCGCGAGCCAAGCTCGCGCGCGACCTCGGCAGCACCGCGTGGGCGGTGGCGCGCGAGTTCGACACGATCCCGTACGTCGCGCTCGAGGTCACGCCCGCAGCGCTCACGGCGCTGACGCTGTCCGGCGCGGTCGTCGACGTCGAGGAGGACCGCCTCGAGAAGGTCATGCTGCCCGAGAGCGTGCCGCTGATCGGCGGCGACGCCGCGTGGAGCGCCGGCTTCGACGGCGACGGCTGGGTGGTCGCGATCCTCGACACCGGGGCGCTGCGCACGCACCCGTTTCTCGCCGGCAAGATCGTCGACGAGGCGTGCTTCTCCCGCACCGGCGACTGCCCCAACGGTCAGACCGAGCAGTTCGGACCCGGCGCAGGTGCGCCGTGCGCGTACGCGGAGATCGCGTGCCAGCACGGGACGCACGTCGCCGGCATCGCGGCGGGCCGCAACGCGGAGTTCGCCGGCGTCGCGCGCGGCGCGGGCATCATCTCGATCCAGGTGTTCTCGCGCTTCGAGGGGCGCGACTGCGACGACGACATCGAGGACCCGTGCGCGAAGTCCTACACGTCCGACACGATCGCGGCGCTCGAGTGGCTCTACGAGATGCGCAACACGTACAAGATCGCGGCGGCCAACCTGAGCCTCGGCGGCGGCAGCTTCTCCTCGCAGGCGACGTGCGACATGCAGGACGGCGCGCGCAAGGCGGCGATCGACCTGCTGCGCTCGGTCGGCATCGTGACCGTCGCGGCGTCGGGCAACGAGGCGAGCACGAGCGCGCTCTCGGCGCCGGGCTGCATCAGCTCCGCGGTGAGCGTCGGCGCGGTGAACAAGGGCGACCAGATCGCGGGCTTCTCGAACTCGGCGTCGTTCTTGACGCTGCTCGCGCCGGGCACGTCGATCTGGTCCTCGGTGCCGCCGGACGGCTTCGAGTTCGTCTCCGGAACCTCCGAGTCGACGCCGCACGTCGCGGGCGCGTTCGCCATCCTGAACCAGCGCCTCGGCCGCGGCGACGTCGACCTCGTGCTCTCCATCCTGCAGCAGACCGGCGTGCCGATCCGCGACCCGCGCAACGGCGTCGTCAAGCCCAGAATCGACATCCTCGCGGCGCTCGAGGCGCTGCCGATCGGCAACCCGTCGGGCCTGCAGATCACGCCGGATCAGGCGCGCACGCTGATCAGCAAGGACGTCGGCAACGAGCGCTGGGCGATCAGCTACAACCCGGAGGACCAGACGATCACGGGCAACGTGTTCGACGCGAGCGGCGGGCCGCCGAAGTTCGTCTGGTGCGAGCGCACGGGCGACGACGGCAACCCCGATCCGTACGACGTGCAGATCGACTTCGCGTGCTCCGGCGCCGACGCCTGCACGGGATCGTCGTGCCCCGTCGACGACTGGACGTTCATCGGCGAGGTGCCGCTGCCGGGCTCGTTCCTGCTGCCGCCGCGCGGCCAGGTCGCGAGCACGGGCGGCGCGGCGCCGGGGCCCGGTGGAACGTCCGGCGGGAGCGGCCGGCCGTCCGGCCTGCAGATCACGCCCGACCGGCGCCGCACGCTGATCAGCAAGGACGTCGGCAGCGAGCGCTGGGCGATCACGCTCAACCCGGACCAGACGGTCACCGGCAACGTCTTCCAGGCGAACGGTGCCGAGCCGAGCTTCGTCTGGTGCGAGCGCACCGGCGACGACGGCAACCCGGATCCGGCGCGCGTCATCATCTCGTTCTCCTGCTTCGGCGCGGATCGCTGCCAGCAGCAGAGCTGCTCGCCCGACGAGTGGACGTTCATCGGCGACGTGGAGCTGCCGGGCTCGTTCTTCCTGCCGGGCTGA
- a CDS encoding ethanolamine ammonia-lyase subunit EutB, whose amino-acid sequence MGYAARVGAERFVFADLREVLAKANEEKSGDQLAGIGARSESERVAAKLVLADLTLAEIVANPLIDPERDEVSRLILETHDRAAFAQIASLTVGELRELLLRADGREAVSPWALTPEIAAAVAKLMSNKDLVLAARGLRRVTRCRNTLGEPGVLAIRVQPNHPADDVAAILLSTVEGLLYGCGDAVIGVNPASESVDTVAAILHALARLVDGFAIPTQTCCLAHVSTQLAALERGAPVDLLFQSIAGTEAANASFGVSLAMLREGRERVLEHHRARGVAWVGDDVMYFETGQGSALSAEAHHGIDQLTCEARAYGVARAFSPLLVNTVVGFIGPEYLYDERQIVRAGLEDHFMGKLLGLPMGCDVCYTNHAQADQNSADNLLLLLAAAGCNYFMGVPCADDVMLGYQSTSYHDAASVRRIFGLRPAPEFERWLAERGIWIDGELAAQSDALRDDLLRAAERLALPGTA is encoded by the coding sequence ATGGGCTACGCGGCGCGCGTCGGCGCCGAGCGCTTCGTCTTCGCGGACCTGCGCGAGGTGCTCGCGAAGGCGAACGAGGAGAAGTCGGGCGACCAGCTCGCGGGGATCGGCGCGCGCTCGGAGAGCGAGCGCGTCGCGGCGAAGCTCGTGCTCGCCGACCTCACGCTCGCCGAGATCGTCGCGAATCCGCTGATCGACCCCGAGCGTGACGAGGTCAGCCGCCTGATCCTCGAGACGCACGATCGCGCGGCGTTCGCGCAGATCGCGAGCTTGACGGTGGGCGAGCTGCGCGAGCTGCTGCTGCGCGCCGACGGTCGCGAGGCGGTCTCGCCGTGGGCGCTGACGCCGGAGATCGCGGCCGCGGTCGCGAAGCTGATGAGCAACAAGGACCTGGTGCTCGCGGCGCGCGGGCTTCGCCGCGTCACGCGGTGTCGCAACACGCTCGGCGAGCCGGGCGTGCTCGCGATCCGCGTGCAGCCGAACCATCCCGCGGACGACGTCGCGGCGATCCTGCTGTCGACCGTCGAAGGCTTGCTCTATGGCTGCGGCGACGCGGTGATCGGCGTCAATCCGGCGAGCGAGTCGGTCGACACGGTGGCGGCGATCCTGCACGCGCTCGCGCGTCTGGTCGACGGCTTCGCGATCCCGACGCAGACCTGCTGCCTCGCGCACGTCAGCACGCAGCTCGCGGCGCTCGAGCGCGGCGCGCCGGTCGACCTGCTGTTCCAGTCGATCGCCGGCACCGAAGCGGCGAACGCGAGCTTCGGCGTCTCCCTCGCCATGCTGCGCGAGGGGCGCGAGCGCGTGCTCGAGCACCACCGCGCGCGCGGCGTCGCGTGGGTCGGCGACGACGTCATGTACTTCGAGACCGGGCAGGGGAGCGCGCTCTCCGCCGAGGCGCACCACGGCATCGACCAGCTCACGTGCGAGGCGCGCGCCTACGGCGTCGCGCGCGCCTTCTCGCCGCTGCTGGTCAACACGGTCGTCGGCTTCATCGGCCCGGAGTACCTCTACGACGAGCGCCAGATCGTCCGCGCCGGGCTCGAGGACCACTTCATGGGCAAGCTGCTCGGCCTGCCGATGGGCTGCGACGTCTGCTACACGAACCACGCGCAGGCCGACCAGAACTCCGCCGACAATCTGCTGCTTCTGCTCGCCGCCGCGGGCTGCAACTACTTCATGGGCGTCCCGTGCGCGGACGACGTGATGCTCGGCTACCAGTCGACGAGCTACCACGACGCGGCGTCGGTGCGCCGCATCTTCGGGCTGCGTCCCGCGCCCGAGTTCGAGCGCTGGCTCGCGGAGCGCGGAATTTGGATCGACGGTGAGCTCGCGGCGCAGAGCGACGCGCTGCGCGACGACCTGCTGCGCGCGGCCGAGCGCCTCGCGCTGCCGGGGACGGCGTGA
- the eutC gene encoding ethanolamine ammonia-lyase subunit EutC, with protein MSARDDDATRARDDVTRTRPEGVAAAGERALAEAVLARTPARILVGRAGTAYRTPTQLELRRDHAAARDAVRAEIDLHGDLGTELVERWRLFEVRTECRDKDEYLMRPDLGRRLCEAARERVRAECPPRADLQVVIGDGLSVAAVSAQAPALLEPLARAAAERGWTFGRPFVVRYCRVGVLNEIGALLEPEVVVLLIGERPGLRTAASLSAYMAWRPRPGHSDADRNLVCNIHERGVATDLAVARIVALAETMRAARASGVAVKEDLARLADETRLLG; from the coding sequence GTGAGCGCGCGCGACGACGACGCCACGCGCGCTCGCGACGACGTGACGCGGACGCGTCCGGAGGGCGTTGCGGCTGCCGGCGAGCGCGCGCTCGCCGAGGCCGTGCTCGCGCGCACGCCGGCGCGCATCCTGGTCGGCCGCGCCGGCACCGCGTACCGCACGCCGACGCAGCTCGAGCTGCGCCGCGACCACGCCGCCGCGCGCGACGCCGTGCGCGCCGAGATCGACCTGCACGGCGACCTCGGCACCGAGCTGGTCGAGCGCTGGCGTCTGTTCGAGGTGCGGACCGAGTGCCGCGACAAGGACGAGTACCTGATGCGCCCCGACCTCGGACGCAGGCTCTGCGAGGCGGCGCGCGAGCGCGTGCGCGCCGAGTGTCCGCCGCGCGCCGACCTGCAAGTCGTGATCGGCGACGGGCTCTCGGTCGCCGCGGTGAGCGCGCAGGCGCCGGCGCTGCTCGAGCCGCTCGCGCGCGCGGCGGCGGAGCGCGGCTGGACGTTCGGACGTCCGTTCGTCGTGCGCTACTGCCGCGTCGGCGTGCTGAACGAGATCGGCGCGTTGCTCGAGCCCGAGGTCGTCGTGCTGCTGATCGGCGAGCGTCCCGGGCTGCGCACGGCCGCGAGCCTGTCGGCGTACATGGCGTGGCGGCCGCGTCCGGGGCACAGCGACGCGGACCGCAATCTCGTGTGCAACATCCACGAGCGCGGGGTCGCGACCGACCTCGCGGTCGCGCGCATCGTCGCGCTCGCGGAGACGATGCGCGCCGCGCGCGCGAGCGGTGTCGCCGTCAAGGAGGATCTGGCGCGCCTCGCGGACGAGACGCGGCTCCTCGGCTGA